Genomic DNA from Bacteroidota bacterium:
TGAATTCATTCATTTAATATCATTTAAATTAATGACACTATTTTTTCTTCTTGGCGATATTCTTCGTTTTTGGAGATGACTTTTTAATTCCTGAATTTCCGTGTCCAGAACCAGGCATTGAAACGGCAACAAGGTTTTCTCCAACTGCATTTATTTCATATGCTCCTGTTCCAACTTTATCTACTAAACCGTACTCTTTTGCATTAACCAATATTACATTAGGGTTTTTTGGTCTTTCTCTATTTGCTTTTCTGCTTGCTTCCATCAAATCATCCTTTGTAATTGCATTCTTTTTTTCAGAAGCAGGAGCTTCAAACTTATAGTAGTATGCAACAGCAGCAACTAACTGATTTGCCGATGTTGGATTTTTTTCTTCAAGGAATGTCTTTATGTCCTTACCTCCAGATGTAGGAGGCGAAGTATTTGGAGCTGGAAGCGGAGTAATTGATTTGATTCCAATTCTCTCGCTTGCCCACTTAATTATTTTTCCCCTTTCAGTTTCATCAAAGGGTTCCAAAGCAATACAAATAGCTCTTACTGCTTCTAAGTCGTCTGGTTTCTGTGACATAAGTTTTGATTTTTTTTAAGTTAATTTTTCTATCGGAAGTTTCAAGTTAGCACTGTCGCCAACGTGCTTTGTAAAAAAGACGTCCTGCTTGCAGGGTGATAAACTGTATATATTCCTTTATTTTCATCTAACTATAATCTAATTAAATTTATCTCTTTAGTCAACAATAAGGCCTACCGTGGAATCACTATTTTTCTGGTGTGAAGCTGTCTAAAAATTCTTTGTCAACCTTTTCGTTCTTTTTGAGCTTTACAGGTCAAATTTTCCCAATTCGTTTCAATTCCCAAAAGCATTTTGCAGTAGCATTAATGTCCACAGCAGCATTATGAGATTCTTCAAAACTTGTCCGGAAAAGTTTGTAATGCAACTCTGAAAGTTTGGGCCACTTGTAACCATAAGGTCCGTCAATTGCACAAAATTTTGTTGTGCTTTCCATTGTGCAAATTTTTCTCTTTGTTGCAATACTGTTTTGCATCCTATTTCTTAAAAATTCGGCTCCAACAATCTTTTCGTCAAAACTCATATTATGTGCTACAAGATAGTTAGCTTCATTAATTAGCGAATTGAATTCTTGTAAAACTAGCAAAATAGATTTCCCTTCTCGATTAGCTCTTTCTGTCGTAATCCCGTGAATTCTTGATACGTCAGAAGGAATTGTAAATCCCTCTGGTTTAATAATATAGTCATCACCAGAAATTTTATTTCCATTTTTATCATAAAATAAAAAAGCTAATTGAACCATACGTGGCCAATTGTTTAGGTCTGTTACTGGTGCTTTCCAATTTCTTGGTAATCCTGTTGTTTCTGTGTCAAAAAATAGATACATATTTATGTCTTTTAAGTTTCTGCCTACTCTAATCGGTTTTCAGCATCCCCGTTTTTTCCTGCGCGGCATTCTGTTACGCTTGCACTTATCTTTTGAATCACGCAATGCTTCCGTTAACTAACTGATTATTTCCTTTATTTTTATCTGCCCATAATCTAATTAAAATTATTACTTTAATCAACAATTTGCATCATATACCGAATTTCCATATCTTTTTACACGAATTTACTAATCCAATATCATAGGAGAATAAAAAATGAAACATCTATTAACCTTTGGAGTTGTTGTGTTTTTATCCATAATTCTAATATCGTGTCAAAAGGAAGAACAAGTTATGAAGATATCTGAACAGACGATCCAAAAAGTAATTCAGGATTTGAAAACAAAATATCCCAACATTGATGCAGCGAAAATCGATAAAGGTGTAAAACAGGCAGCCCAATTTTGGCGACAAGAAGACGGCACTGAAGAAGATTTTGTAAAAGTTTGTAGCGACTACTTTATAGGCGACCCGAAGTTGTTAGAAGAAACCTTTACCCGCTTACAGAAAAATTTTGAACTTGTTTATGGCTATATGACTGAGTTGAGTCGCGATGTAAGCATACCGCTTCACGAAGATACCGGCGAGTTGCTCCCAGTAGATTATTTGTTCGGCGAGTTTTCTCCGTTTGCGCATCTTCAGGACGATTTCTATAAAACAAAAATTGCATTTGTAGTGCTATTGAATTTTCCGATTACTACACTCGAAGAAAGATTGGAATCCGGAAACAACTGGACACGCGAAGAATGGGCAAAAGCACGTCTTGCACAGATGTTTTCTAAACGTGTTCCCGCAGAAGCAAATCAAAAAACAGCGCAAGCTTACAACAACGCTGAAAACTATATAAGTTCTTATAATATTATTATGCACAATTTGCTTAACGACAACGGTGAAAGATTATTTCCCGAAGGGAAAGTACTTTTAAGCCACTGGGGTTTACGCGATGAATTGAAAGCTCAATACGCAAACGCCGACGGGTTACCACGTCAAGAAATGATACGCACAGTAATGGAAAAAATTATCCGTCAGGAAATACCAAAAGCTGTCATCAACAACCCCGATTTGGATTGGACGCCATCAACAAACAAGGTCGCTCCTGCCCCAAATTCCAAACCCGAAACTAAAGCCGATGATACGCCCGAACAAAATACCCGGTATGAAATGTGGCAAAACATATTCAAAGCACAACGCGAAATAGACAAATACTACCCGCACCTTCCGACTTTAATGGACAGAAGATTTAAGGAAGACCGCGAAATTCCTGAAGCACAATTTGAGGAATTATTAAAATCTATTTTAAGTTCACCGCATATTAAGCAAACCGGCGAAGTGATTGAAAAGCGGCTCGGTCGGAAATTAAAACCGTTCGATATTTGGTATAATGGATTCAAAGGACAAGGAAAATTTAATGAAGCAGAATTGGATAAAATCGTGAAGGCGAAGTATCCGCATGTTGCTGCGTTCGAAAAAGATATGCCTAATATCCTTACAAAACTTGGTTTTTCTTTTGATATGGCTCAATTCCTTGCGAGTAAAATTGAAGTCGATGCTGCACGCGGTTCAGGACACGCGATGGCAGCAGGCAGGTTGGTAGATAAAGCCCACCTGCGAACGAGAGTTCCGAAAGATGGAATGAACTACAAAGGATATAACATCGCCTTACACGAATTAGGACATAACGTCGAGCAGGTGTTGTCATACAATAAAGTAGATTATACACTGTTGCGCGGCGTCCCGAACACAGCCTTCACTGAAGGATTTGCTTTCGTTTTTCAATCGCGCGATTTAGAGTTGTTGGGTTTTAAAGAAAAAGATGTCAACAAAGAACATCTCGATGCATTAAATTCTTTATGGCAAACATACGAAATCAGCGGTGTCGCACTTGTAGATATGTATGCTTGGAGATGGATGTATAAAAATCCGGATGCAACTCCTGCACAATTAAAGGATGCGGTTATTCAAATTGCTAAAGATGTTTGGAATGAATTTTATTCGCCTGTATTTGGAGAGAAGGATGTATTTCTCCTGGCGATTTATTCGCACACGATAAACTCCGGTCTTTATACTCCCGACTATCCGCTGGGTCATATTATTGCATTTCAGGTTGAAGAGTATTTGAAGAAAGGAAACCTCGCGAAAGATATGGAGAGAATGTGTGTACAAGGCGCAATAACGCCGAACCTGTGGATGGCAAAGGCAGTAGGTCAACCGATTTCAACAAAGCCAATGTTAGATGCAGCGGAAAAAGCATTGGCGGAAGTAAAATAAAAATTCAGTTAACCTCCCGAAGGTTGAGCAAGATTAAACAAATCAAACCTTCGGGAGAGTTACTATACCGTCCTTGAAAATATCGGTTTTTCTTTTACCATTTTTTTAATGTAGGCATCGAAACACATTGCTATCGTTCGAAGAACAAGCCGGCCCATACCTTGAATCAATATTTTGTCGTTTGAATTTACAACAATCCCCTCATCGATAAATTGCTGTAGGTCCACCAACGACTCCGAAAAATATTCATCGAATTTGATGTTAAATTTTTTCTCAATCTGATTTTTATCAATTTCTAAATCACACATAAGCCGGAGTATTACAAACTTTCGGATTACATCATCCTCGTTCATCCGATAACCGATATGTATCGGGAATTTCCCTTCATCTATGCTCTTATAGTATTCTTCAAGTGTTTTATAATTTTGAGAATAAACAGTTCCGAAGTGAGAAATTGAAGACATTCCGAAACCGAACAAATCGGCTTGGGCATTCGTGGAGTATCCTTGAAAATTTCTATAAAGAGTTTTATTCTTCTGAGCGATTGCCATTTCATCTGTTGGTTTTACAAAGTGGTCCATACCTATGTACACGTAACCGTTAGTTACTAACTTTTCGATTGTCATTTTTAATATCTGAAGTTTCGTGTCGGCTGTCGGCAACTCGGATTGGTTTAACAATTTCTGATGAGGTTTCAACCACGGTATGTATGCAAAGTTGAAAATGGCAAATCTCTCCGGTGAAATCTCGATCGCTTTATCAAGAGTTTTTTCGAACGACTCTTGTGTTTGTTTAGGTAGTCCGTAGATTAAGTCGAGGTTAATGCTTTTAATTCCAAGTTCACGTGCCCAGTTGTAGGCGTTCATTGTAATTTCTTCGGACTGAAACCGGTTTGACGCAACTTGGACTTCTTCGTTAAAGTCCTGCACACCGATACTTACTCTGTTCATCCCTACTTCACGGAATGCTTTCATGTGTTCGAAAGTTAAACCTCGCGGATCAATTTCTACACCGTATTCGATGTTCTGTCCGAAGTTAAATCTATCCTTTATATAATTCCCTACGTCTCTGATCTGTTCCGGATGAAGATAAGACGGAGTACCTCCACCCCAATGAAGTTGAACAACTTGACGTTGATGTGAGATGTATTTTGATACGGTCTCAATTTCCTTTTTCAAGTAACCGATATATTTTTTAAGATGCTCACTATTAGGAGTTATGATTGTTGTACAGCCGCAGAAATAACAGAGGGTATCGCAGAAAGGAATGTGAAAATATAGAGACAATGGATGAGTACTGTTTGAATTGTTTTGAATTAAATCCTCTTTAAACCATTGAGGTGTATACTCTTGAGTGAATAAAGGTGCAGTCGGATAGCTCGTATATCGAGGACCGGGTTTATCGTACTTTTTTAAAAGACTTATATCTATATTTGCAAATATTGAATTCATTTGATTACTAATAATTTTTTGATGTATAAAATTAGGAATAAATTGAGTGAGAGGCAAATTTTGATATGACTATGTAATTTTGTATATTAACAACGCAAAAATAAAATATCGCGGGGTGGAGCAATTGGTAGCTCGTTGGGCTCATAACCCAAAGGCTGCAGGTTCAAGTCCTGCCCCCGCTACAAAATAAAAATTCCTCACTCCTAGTGGGGAATTTTTGTTTTTAGTGGATCAGGAAGGATTGAAATTAAGTTGAGTTCCGATTGCGTAAACAATCGGAACGAAATGCCGCCTTT
This window encodes:
- a CDS encoding 3'-5' exonuclease; this translates as MYLFFDTETTGLPRNWKAPVTDLNNWPRMVQLAFLFYDKNGNKISGDDYIIKPEGFTIPSDVSRIHGITTERANREGKSILLVLQEFNSLINEANYLVAHNMSFDEKIVGAEFLRNRMQNSIATKRKICTMESTTKFCAIDGPYGYKWPKLSELHYKLFRTSFEESHNAAVDINATAKCFWELKRIGKI
- the hemN gene encoding oxygen-independent coproporphyrinogen III oxidase, encoding MNSIFANIDISLLKKYDKPGPRYTSYPTAPLFTQEYTPQWFKEDLIQNNSNSTHPLSLYFHIPFCDTLCYFCGCTTIITPNSEHLKKYIGYLKKEIETVSKYISHQRQVVQLHWGGGTPSYLHPEQIRDVGNYIKDRFNFGQNIEYGVEIDPRGLTFEHMKAFREVGMNRVSIGVQDFNEEVQVASNRFQSEEITMNAYNWARELGIKSINLDLIYGLPKQTQESFEKTLDKAIEISPERFAIFNFAYIPWLKPHQKLLNQSELPTADTKLQILKMTIEKLVTNGYVYIGMDHFVKPTDEMAIAQKNKTLYRNFQGYSTNAQADLFGFGMSSISHFGTVYSQNYKTLEEYYKSIDEGKFPIHIGYRMNEDDVIRKFVILRLMCDLEIDKNQIEKKFNIKFDEYFSESLVDLQQFIDEGIVVNSNDKILIQGMGRLVLRTIAMCFDAYIKKMVKEKPIFSRTV